DNA sequence from the Pseudomonas fluorescens Q2-87 genome:
GCCAACGCAGTTCTGGAGCAGAAACAAAAATGCCAGGCGCGATGCCTGGCATTGTGTGTAGCCCATCCCGACCGGGATGGCGAATCAGAACGGCAGCTTCATGCCCGGCGGCAGTTGCATGCCAGCGGTCATGCCGGACATCTTGTCCTGGCTGTTGGCTTCGATCTTGCGCACCGCATCGTTGACGGCGGCAGCGAACAGGGCTTCGAGCATTTCCTTATCGTCTTCGCTCAGCCCTTCGACCACGCTTGGGTCGATGCTGACGCGCTTGATGTCGTGGCGACCGGTCATGACCACGGTCACCATGTCGCCGCCGGACTTGCCGGTGACTTCGGCGTTGGCCAGCTCTTCCTGCATCTTGGCCATTTTTTCCTGCATCTGCTGCGCCTGCTTCATCAGGCCGGCCATGCCACCCTTCATCATGGGAATCACCTCGAAAGTACTTGGATAAACAACGCGCCCGGCCCGTTCGGCCCGGCGCTTTCAGTTATGAGCCCTGGATGACCGGGGCCTCGACAGGTTCGATAGTATCGTGACGGACCACGGCGCCGAACTGTTGCATCATCTGCTGGATGAACGGATCGCTGTGGATCGACTCCTCGGCTTCGCGCTGACGGTCGGCACGACGACGGGACGCGGCCTGGGCCGGGGTCTCCTGCTCCGGCTTGATCAGCTCGATGCTCAGCGTCAGGGTGCGCTGGTGGTACTGGTTCAGCGCGTCGTTGAGGCGCCGTTGCTGGGTCGCGTTGAACAGGGCGCTGTGGGCCGGATCCAGGTGCAGCAGCCAGTGGTCGCCCTCCACGGAAATCAGCGTACAGTTGGCGGCGATGCTGCCGGTCATGCCGGTAATCGGCAGTTTCGGGAACAGCTCCAGCCATTGCAGGGCCAGACCGGTGGCCGGCATTGCCGCAGGTTCCGGCTCGGGCTCCGGGGCCGGCTCGGCGGCGTGCTCGCTGGCCAGCTCATCCAGATAACTGTAGGCCGAATCCATGTCCGGTTCGATGTAATCCTCATCCAGCGGCGGCTCATCGTCCGGGTCGATGCCCGACGTGGCGACATCCACATCCGCTACCGTCGGCTCAGGCACCGGGGCGGCGACCCATTCCGGCGCATCGGGCACCACGCTGTCGGGCGTCGGCAGGGGCATCGGCGGCAACTCGGGCTGCTCGGCGACGGTCTCAAGCACCGGTTCCACCGCAGGCTGCTGGACGATTTCAGGCTCGACCGGGTCGTTCCAGGGCAGGTCTATAACGGCTTCGGCCACAGGCGCGGGCGTGGGCTCGGCGATCATTTCCGGTTCCGGTTCAGGCACCGCAACAGCAGGCGCCGGCGCCGGCGCCGGCTGCACCATAGGCGCCTGCGCTGTCGGAGGCGAAGCCACTGCCGGCGCAACGTTGGGCGCGGCAGCCACTGGCTTGGCGGAATCAGCTGTGGCCTGGCTGATCCCCACTGGCTTTAGCGGCTGCCTCGGGGCGTCCGCCGTGTCGGCAGGCCGGAAGGCCAGCATTCGCAGCAGTACCATTTCGAAGCCACCGCGTGGATCCGGCGCCAGGGGCAGGTCGCGACGACCGATCAGGCCCATCTGGTAATAGAACTGCACGTCTTCGGCGGGCAATGCCTGGGCCAGCGCCAATACGCGATCGCGGTCGCCATGGCCGTTGTCGACGCCTTCAGGCAAAGCCTGGGCGATGGCGACACGGTGCAACACGTTGAGAATTTCCGAGAGCACGCCATTCCAGTCCGGCCCCTGCTCGGCCAAATGACGCACCGCCTCGAGCAACGCCTTCGCATCGCCTTCGATCAGTGCATGCAGCACGTCGTAGACCTGGCCGTGATCGAGGGTGCCGAGCATCGCCCGCACATCGGCGGCCATGACCTTGCCCTCACCAAAGGCGATGGCCTGGTCGGTCAGGCTCATGGCATCGCGCATCGAACCGTCGGCGGCGCGGCCCAGCAGCCACAGCGCGTCGTCTTCGAAAGGCACGTTTTCGACGCCCAGCACGTGGGTCAGATGCTCGACGACCCGTTCCGGGGTCATGTTCTTCAAGGAGAACTGCAGGCATCGCGACAGAATCGTTGCGGGAAGTTTCTGCGGATCGGTGGTCGCCAGGATGAACTTGACGTAGGGCGGCGGTTCTTCGAGGGTCTTGAGCAGCGCATTGAAGGAATGGCTGGAAAGCATGTGCACTTCGTCGATCAGGTAGACCTTGAAGCGCCCACGGCTTGGCGCGTACTGCACGTTGTCGAGCAGTTCGCGGGTGTCTTCGACCTTGGTGCGGCTGGCGGCGTCGATCTCGATCAGGTCGACGAAACGGCCTTCGTCGATTTCCCGACAGACCGAACACTCGCCGCAAGGCGTCGAGGTAATGCCGGTTTCACAGTTCAGGCACTTGGCGATGATCCGCGCGATGGTGGTCTTGCCCACACCCCTGGTGCCGGTGAACAGGTAGGCGTGGTGCAGCCGCTGGCTGTCCAAGGCATTGATCAGAGCCTTGAGCACATGGGTCTGGCCGACCATTTCGCGGAACGAGCGCGGACGCCATTTACGTGCAAGAACCTGATAACTCATCGAAAACCGTCGCAACGAAGGAACATAAGCGGCTAATGCTAGCGGAGCAGGGGCGAAATTGCATCCGGTGTACTCGTCTAATCTGACTAAGCTTGGATCTGGGGCACGGTTGTCGACTTGGTTTTGCACAGTCAGGAGAGTGTATGCGCTCAGCCATGGGGGCTTTGCTGTTGGTGAGTACCGGTTGCTTCGCTGAACAACTACCGTTGCGTTTCGCTATCACCGACGGCTGGGCCATGCCCATGGTGCAGATCGAACGAGGCCGTCCGACCCAGGGCATCATTCCCGACATCATGACCAGCCTGGCAACCCAGGTCGGCATGTCGGCGCAATTTCACGTGCTGTCCCGCGCCCGTCTGGATGGCGCCATGAAACACGGCGAAGTCGACCTGCGCTGCTATGTCAGTCCCGATTGGGTCGACGACAAAAGCGGTGACTACCTCTGGAGTGTCCCGCTGTTCTTCCAGCGTGACCTCCTGGTCGGCATGCCAGGCACCCCCGGCCCGGTGGTACCGGCGGGTCTGGCGCAACAGGCCATCGGCACCGTGCTCGGCTACACCTACCCGACCTTGCAGCCGCTGTTCGACAGCCGCAATCTGCGCCGTGATGACGCGCGCAGCCAGGACCAGGTATTGGAGAAACTGCTGGCCGGCCGCTACCGCTATGGCGTGACCAATCAATGGGCCCTGGACTGGTTCAATCAACGGCACACCGCTGACCGGCAATTGCAAATCGTGGCGGTCCTGCAGGAACGGCAATTGAGTTGCTACCTGCGTGACAACCCGGCAATCCCGACGCAACGCATTTTGCGCACCTTGCTGAAGATGAAAACCTCAGGGGAAATCGATGCGATCATCCAGCTCTACACCGGCCGCAGCGAATCGACAGGCGCCCAATCTGGTTCACCTTGAATCCCTGATCGCCGCTGCCACTGCGCTGGGGCAATAAAGCCTTTTACCCAGCCTGGCACCTGCTCGGGCGGCATGGGCCGGGCGATGAAGTAGCCTTGCGCCACCTCGCAGCCCAGGCGCAGCAACAGTTGCCCATGCTCAAGGCTGTCCAGTCCCTCGGCCACGACCTGACGGCCAAACGCCCGGGCCAGGCCGATCACGGCCTCGGTCAACGCCAGGTCGTCCTGGTCATTGAGAATGTCGCGCACAAAAGTCTTGTCGATCTTGATGGTCTGCGTGCGCAAGTGCTTGAGGTCGTTCAGCGAACAATAGCCGGTGCCGAAGCCCCCGAGGGAAAAGCCCACCCCCAGGGCCTGGCACGCCTGGAGACAAGCGCTGACATGTTGAAGGTTTTCCACGGCGACGGATTCGACGATTTGCAGGTCCAGCATGCGCGGCGACACCGCCGGATGCCGCTCTAGCACCTGTCGCAATCGCTCGACGAAATCGGCGCGCTGGAAATGCCGGACTGAAATATTAATGCTCACGGGCCAGCCCTGCCCCGCTTTCTGCCAAGACTGCAGTTGGGTCAGAACCTGTTCCATGACCCACTCGCCGATCTCGACGATCAGGTCGGTTTCCTCGACCAGCGGCAGAAATTCCCGTGGCGGCACCAGCCCGCGCTGCGGATGTTTCCAACGCAGCAGCGCCTCGAGGCCAACCACCACGCCACTGCGCATATTGACCTTGGGCTGGAAATGCAAGCGCAGTTCATTACCGGTCAGTGCCTGCCGGACCCGTTCGACGGTCTGGTAGGTGGCCCGCACCTCCTTGTCCCGGGACACATCGAACAAATGGAAACGGTTGCGGCCACTCTGCTTGGCCACATACATCGCCTGATCGGCATGGCGCAACAAGGTCTCGGCATCGTCGTTATCCCAAGGGAACAACGTGACGCCGATGCTGGCGAAGACCTTGATCCCCTTGCCGTCGATGGCATACGGCATCGAAACGGCGATCAATACCCGGTTCAACGCGGCGTGCAATTCATCCATCCCATGGACGTGGCGCAGCACCAGTACGAACTCGTCCCCCGCCAGTCTCGCGACCACATCCTCGCCGCGCACAATGCTGCGCAAGCGCCTGGCAACTTCCACCAGCAGCCGGTCGCCGCTGGCATGGCCGTAGCTGTCATTGACGGCTTTGAAACCGTCCAGGTCGAGCATGCACACCGCCAGGGGAAGATTCTCTACGCGCGAAAACTCCAGCGCCTGGTCCAACAGATCGGAAAGATAGGTGCGATTGGGCAAGCCAGTCAGCACGTCGTGGCCGACGCGCCATTGCAAGGAGTCCAGCAGCCGGCGTTTCTCGCTGACATCGAAGCGAATCGCCAGGTAGCGCTCGACTTGCCCGGTCACATCGTCGATCACCGGAATCAGGGTCGTGTCGACCCAATGCAACGAACCGTCCCTGGCGCGGTTGCAGATTTCCCCCTTCCATACCTGCCCCATTGCAATGGTTCGCCACATGGCACTGAAAAACTCGCCCGGGTGCTGTCCGGAATTGAGCAGGCGATGGTTTGCCCCCAGCAATTCATCGCGCCGGTAGCCGAAAAGGTTACAGAACTGGTCATTGACGTGGGTGATGCGCCCGCTCGAATCGGTTTCGGAAAAAATCGCGGCGGCGTCAACGGCTCTGCGGTACTTCTTATCCATCGAAGCAGTCATCCATGAGTCAGGCTCATTTGTCGCGCGCGGTTGCCGCCTTCAAAAAGGCGAAGATCAACTAGGCTCAAACACTTTGAGAAACTGGAGCGCGGGCCTTGATGGCGTTTCCCGAGGGTTCGAGGCCATGCCCATGGTCGCGGCAAAAACGCAAGACCTGGTCTCCTCACACATCCTGGCACCTGTAACAGGTCACCGAATGCCCGTGCTAAAGGCCGATTCTACGAAACACATCACACTTTGCAAAGCAAGGTGATGGAATACGTGGTTGCCTAATGCGAAAATCTATCGTTAAGTTCTTGATTCTAAATGGGAATTGAGCGATGCGAATTTCAAGTTTGGGTCCGGCCATCAGACGCTACCGCAAAGTAGCGGGGCTTACTCAGGCTGAACTTGGCGAAAAAACCGGTTTTGACCCCAAAACCATCAGCCGTTTCGAAACCGGCACCTACACCCCCAGCGTCGAGGCGTTGTATCTGCTTGCCAACGTGCTGGATGTGCAGCTTAAAGTCTTTTTTGCCGACATGGACGACGAGGATGAACAGCGAGCGTACCTGTTCGGTGTCATTCACAGAGCCACCCCCAAGGATCTGGGGAAGCTGATCGCAGCGGTTGACCAGGCCTTGTCCAAGCCTTGATGTAGTCATGAAAAAGAGAAGCCAGTATACCTTCCGACCCTGCTGCTTCTGTTCGACGGCGGGTACCTGCGGCGTGACAACGCGCTCAGCCTGGAACACGTACTAGTCAAACTGCTGGCGAACATGTTGATGCAACATGTCATCGATGGCATGGAAACCGCCAGGGCAGGTTCTGTCTTCGGGAAAATTCCAAAGCTTGCCTTACGGCAGCGTTGCGCGGGATACGAGTGCCCGCCGACCGCCGGGATGGGGTCATGAGCAGAGCTTGGTAGACGATGCACACCGGCCAATTGAGAGGAATCAATAACCGGCTCAAGCACAATAAGCGCACGCCCGTGGCTAACGAACAGTGAGTTCCTTTTATATAAAGCGACTCTCCCTGCAAATCGCGAAGAACTTAAAACCACCGCTCGTCCGGACTGTCAGTTCTGACAGTAGACAGCAAATATGGCAAAAAAAATACTCACAGGGCAAGAAACCGCTAACTTCTTGCAGCGCCGCACCAACTCAGGCCATGTTTACTGGACAATCAAATGAAAACCAAATCAGTGACCGCATCAAATAAAACGCCCATGACCATCAGATCTTCTAAGGCGCTTTTATTGTCAAAGAGCTTGTATACCCGGACTGGCCTTACAAATCCAGAATGGAGACTGGTTGAAACCTGGCAAGTCGAGCCGTTTCTTTTCCCTACAACAACAGATATACGCCCTAACCATTATGGCTTAATAGTCGCCTACATCCCTGACTCAATCACTCTGAAAATGAGTGACCCAGAAACAGGGGCCATATTCGAAATAAAAAAATTTGGAGACCACGTTACTTATACATCAATGAACTCACAGGGGTCGGTCGCGACAGGCTTTGAGTGGGGCATCCTCGTATCCGTGGATCTTATCGTTGGCGGGCAAAGCCAGTCATCTCATAACAACAAAAACCAGTTTCATGAAGAAAATGACATCCAACACCTTATAGCAGTTGGCGAGGAACAAGGTTCCATTTTCAGCAATGCAAAAGAATCCGTCATCATTCCGAACACGACATATTTTTCATTTACAACAAATACCAGCTTGTATTTCTCCGCAGGCGAAAACCAAGCTAGCTCCATCCATCAAGTGATTAATGAGAAATTAGTAAAAGTAGAGAGCCGCATCCTCCGGGGCTATGCATCTACGGGAGGAAGATATGCCCTTACCGATAACGAGGACACGCTTTACCCTGACGGAATATCAATCTTGAATATAGATGATGGATTTTCGGAGAGTGTAGCTAAAATAGAATTCAACCATAACACCACCGACGGAACCGTTAAAATATCGGTACTGTCGAAAACAGTTAGAGTTTGTGAACTAAGAGAATCGATGATTGTATTTGCACTATAACTTCGGGAGTGAAACACCTCACCCAAGCACGGGCGTTTTCACCAGCAATAACCTGCGCTATCCCAGAAAATTTCAAAGCGAAAAGGATCATCCCGCTTCAGACTGACCGAAAGGCATCTCATAGACCTTACGAACGAAGGCCTGGGTGTTATGGAGGCAACCCCACCAGCCACACCCCGGCACACAATGTTCCCGCTGTGGCTGCTTCCTTCCGGATCTGACCAGGTTCACGGGTAATCGTTGCGGGGGGACCGATGGGGTCACCATAACGACGCCCGCCTGACGGCGAGCCGGGCCATTGTACCTATCTGACGAGAAGTTACAAGCGTTCGCGGCGGATAAAAAAACTGAAGATGTTCAAGTACTTGCTGTGAGCGCATCGCTTGCTAGCGATGACGTTGGCACATTCGACATGAATGCAAGCTGGCTCAGCGTTATCGCGAGCAGGCTCCCACAGGGGATCTGTAGTGATGCAAATCCCGAGGCCATCCAAAAACAACTGTGGGAGACTCTATGGTGCATGCATAGCCCTTAAATGCCTTTCGGCAGATATTCGCAACGGCTCGTTTGCACAGCTTTGCTTGAGGCTGACACGAGCCTGAACCAAGGCGCCCCGCGCCGAAGAAGACTTATAAGCCGGCGCGGTTCAGGAGTGCAGGTCATGCCCTTCGTTTTCAAGTAGCGGGCCAGCAGTCGAGCATCCAGCGCATCAGTTTTGGCCCGTACGTTCACGCCCTTGCGGTAATGGCTGAGCTCATAACCACCGACCATATGGATCACACAGCCGCCCCGCATGAACCAGATCGGTGAACTTCTGGTGATAGATGTTGCTGGCTTCGATGGCCACTCCCACTGGCGCGAACAAGGCCTTGAGCCATTTCTTGACCGCCGATTTGTTGTTGGGAATCGTCTCAAGCCGATCTCCCTTGGATGAACGGAGGAGGAGTGAAATCTCCCACGGCCTGTACTGCGCTAACAGTCAGAAGCAGACTTTGTCCCTTCTCCTCCCTTCAAGTCCTACCTTACAAGCGGGCTTGCTCACGAAAGCGCCGGCACACGCAACATGAACGCCTACACCCTACACTTTTAACTAACCCCGAATCATTGTCGACGTTAGATCCTAGCAGCAAGAGCGGCGAAAATTAATCTTTCGGCGACAGGATTGAACACTCAGAGGTCGTTATGCTTGAACAGCAATTAATCACGACGAAGTATTACAAACTACTACTGGGCAGAATGGTCCATACTCGCCATTAAGCGCCTGGGCCCGAACTTGAACATTGAAGTACACCGGCCTGGAGCCACCACTGACGCCTATTTCATGGCGGTACCAACCACGATGGTCCGGCCGGACTGTGGTGGCGGGGACAAACTGCCCCTGCCCAGTAGACACGGCGGTCACTCTGAACGTATGAGCGGCAATCTGGTCGGGGCGGACGTTATCCGATATTTGCCAGGCCAATATAATTGTGTAAGTGCTTTGTCCTGCCTGGGAAAGCCTCCGGGGCACATTGGGAATGGTCGTCGCCTTATCCATCTGATCGTGTTTCATAAAATTCTCCATAATAAATATAGCCATCATCCATGGCGGCCTTAGAGTAAAGGAAAGCTAGAATATAAAACCACCGTCAAAACAAATGGCATCACTTTAACTTCGTCCAGCCTCTTATCGAGCGTCGACTCTTTATCTGGCGAGCAAAACTTCCTGCTTGAGCAAACTACAACAGCACCCCATCCGCCCGACCACCCTCCTCCTGGATCACCAGATGGATGAAGTGCAGCTTGGTAATCACCGCGGCCGGTACGACGAATGGGTAGAAATCCGGTTGACCCATGCTGCGAGACAGTTCGTTGAGCATGCCGGCCAATTCGATCCAGGCGTTAACGAACGAGAGGAAGGCCGCACCGCCAGCGTGCCCGGAATCGTATAGGGTTTCGGGTGGGAACGGCTGGTAGTCGAAGTCCATTTCGCGGGCGCTCATGCCGAATCCCAGCGCGGTGTCCACTGCGTCCATCATGTGCAGGTAATGCGCCCAGGTTTCCGCCCAATCTTCCCAGGGATGCATAGTGGCGTAGGCGCTGACGTAACGGGTTTGCCAGTCCAGCGGCGCGCCTTGCTGGTAGTGGCGCTCCAAGGCGTCGGCATAGCTGGCGCGCTCGTCGCCGAACAGCTGGCGAAAGGGTTCGAGCCAGTGACCGTTGGCGATCAATCGATCCCAGTAGTAGTGCCCCACTTCATGACGAAAATGCCCAAGCAAGGTGCGATATGGCTCGCGCATCTGCTGGCGCACGTGCTCGCGATGAGCATCATCCGCCTCCTTGATATCGAGGGTGATCAGGCCGCTGGCATGGCCGGTCGTCGGCGGCGTGCCGTCAGGGTCAACGCCAATGAAATCGAAGGCCAGGCCGGTGTTTTCATCGACGGTTTTCGGAATGACCGGCAAACCGAGAGTGATCAGTTGCGCCACCATCCGGCGCTTGGCGGTTTCCACCTTGCGCCAACGCTCAGGGTTCTCCGGGATCGACAGGTCTGGAATGGTCCGATTCAGGCTACAGGCGATACACAAGGTGTCGCGCCCGTTGTCCGGCAGCAGCCAGTTGCATGACGCCGCCGTGTCGAGATTGGCGCAGCGGCGAAACAGCCCGGCTTGCGGGTCGGCGTCCAGGGTCCACGTGTCGGATCGTTCGCCGGGTTGCAAGGACGACAGGCGACTCTGCTCAGGCTGATAGCCCAGCGCCGCCAGGCAGGCCAGGCATTGGCTATTGCGGAAAAACAGCGACTGGCCGCAGCGACACGGCCATATCTTGCTGTTGCGTGAGCGGTCGCCCATGAAAGGTGCGGCGATGCGTGAGCTCAGTTGTTCGAAGAAGCGGTACATGGCGGTCTCTCCCTGGAGCCT
Encoded proteins:
- a CDS encoding YbaB/EbfC family nucleoid-associated protein, with amino-acid sequence MMKGGMAGLMKQAQQMQEKMAKMQEELANAEVTGKSGGDMVTVVMTGRHDIKRVSIDPSVVEGLSEDDKEMLEALFAAAVNDAVRKIEANSQDKMSGMTAGMQLPPGMKLPF
- the dnaX gene encoding DNA polymerase III subunit gamma/tau, with amino-acid sequence MSYQVLARKWRPRSFREMVGQTHVLKALINALDSQRLHHAYLFTGTRGVGKTTIARIIAKCLNCETGITSTPCGECSVCREIDEGRFVDLIEIDAASRTKVEDTRELLDNVQYAPSRGRFKVYLIDEVHMLSSHSFNALLKTLEEPPPYVKFILATTDPQKLPATILSRCLQFSLKNMTPERVVEHLTHVLGVENVPFEDDALWLLGRAADGSMRDAMSLTDQAIAFGEGKVMAADVRAMLGTLDHGQVYDVLHALIEGDAKALLEAVRHLAEQGPDWNGVLSEILNVLHRVAIAQALPEGVDNGHGDRDRVLALAQALPAEDVQFYYQMGLIGRRDLPLAPDPRGGFEMVLLRMLAFRPADTADAPRQPLKPVGISQATADSAKPVAAAPNVAPAVASPPTAQAPMVQPAPAPAPAVAVPEPEPEMIAEPTPAPVAEAVIDLPWNDPVEPEIVQQPAVEPVLETVAEQPELPPMPLPTPDSVVPDAPEWVAAPVPEPTVADVDVATSGIDPDDEPPLDEDYIEPDMDSAYSYLDELASEHAAEPAPEPEPEPAAMPATGLALQWLELFPKLPITGMTGSIAANCTLISVEGDHWLLHLDPAHSALFNATQQRRLNDALNQYHQRTLTLSIELIKPEQETPAQAASRRRADRQREAEESIHSDPFIQQMMQQFGAVVRHDTIEPVEAPVIQGS
- a CDS encoding substrate-binding periplasmic protein, with translation MRSAMGALLLVSTGCFAEQLPLRFAITDGWAMPMVQIERGRPTQGIIPDIMTSLATQVGMSAQFHVLSRARLDGAMKHGEVDLRCYVSPDWVDDKSGDYLWSVPLFFQRDLLVGMPGTPGPVVPAGLAQQAIGTVLGYTYPTLQPLFDSRNLRRDDARSQDQVLEKLLAGRYRYGVTNQWALDWFNQRHTADRQLQIVAVLQERQLSCYLRDNPAIPTQRILRTLLKMKTSGEIDAIIQLYTGRSESTGAQSGSP
- a CDS encoding putative bifunctional diguanylate cyclase/phosphodiesterase, whose protein sequence is MDKKYRRAVDAAAIFSETDSSGRITHVNDQFCNLFGYRRDELLGANHRLLNSGQHPGEFFSAMWRTIAMGQVWKGEICNRARDGSLHWVDTTLIPVIDDVTGQVERYLAIRFDVSEKRRLLDSLQWRVGHDVLTGLPNRTYLSDLLDQALEFSRVENLPLAVCMLDLDGFKAVNDSYGHASGDRLLVEVARRLRSIVRGEDVVARLAGDEFVLVLRHVHGMDELHAALNRVLIAVSMPYAIDGKGIKVFASIGVTLFPWDNDDAETLLRHADQAMYVAKQSGRNRFHLFDVSRDKEVRATYQTVERVRQALTGNELRLHFQPKVNMRSGVVVGLEALLRWKHPQRGLVPPREFLPLVEETDLIVEIGEWVMEQVLTQLQSWQKAGQGWPVSINISVRHFQRADFVERLRQVLERHPAVSPRMLDLQIVESVAVENLQHVSACLQACQALGVGFSLGGFGTGYCSLNDLKHLRTQTIKIDKTFVRDILNDQDDLALTEAVIGLARAFGRQVVAEGLDSLEHGQLLLRLGCEVAQGYFIARPMPPEQVPGWVKGFIAPAQWQRRSGIQGEPDWAPVDSLRPV
- a CDS encoding helix-turn-helix domain-containing protein, translated to MRISSLGPAIRRYRKVAGLTQAELGEKTGFDPKTISRFETGTYTPSVEALYLLANVLDVQLKVFFADMDDEDEQRAYLFGVIHRATPKDLGKLIAAVDQALSKP
- a CDS encoding zinc-binding metallopeptidase family protein produces the protein MYRFFEQLSSRIAAPFMGDRSRNSKIWPCRCGQSLFFRNSQCLACLAALGYQPEQSRLSSLQPGERSDTWTLDADPQAGLFRRCANLDTAASCNWLLPDNGRDTLCIACSLNRTIPDLSIPENPERWRKVETAKRRMVAQLITLGLPVIPKTVDENTGLAFDFIGVDPDGTPPTTGHASGLITLDIKEADDAHREHVRQQMREPYRTLLGHFRHEVGHYYWDRLIANGHWLEPFRQLFGDERASYADALERHYQQGAPLDWQTRYVSAYATMHPWEDWAETWAHYLHMMDAVDTALGFGMSAREMDFDYQPFPPETLYDSGHAGGAAFLSFVNAWIELAGMLNELSRSMGQPDFYPFVVPAAVITKLHFIHLVIQEEGGRADGVLL